A window from Gorilla gorilla gorilla isolate KB3781 chromosome 21, NHGRI_mGorGor1-v2.1_pri, whole genome shotgun sequence encodes these proteins:
- the SMIM26 gene encoding small integral membrane protein 26 isoform X2 produces MYRNEFTAWYRRMSVVYGIGTWSVLGSLLYYGRTMAKSSDQKDGSTSEVPSELSERPKGFYVETVVTYKEDFVPNTEKILNYWKSWTGGPGTEP; encoded by the exons ATGTATCGAAATGAGTTCACGGCCTGGTACCGGCGGATGTCGGTGGTCTACGGGATCGGCACCTGGTCTGTGTTGGGCTCACTGCTTTACTACGGCCGGACAATGGCGAAGTCGTCAG ACCAAAAGGATGGCTCAACAAGTGAAGTACCCAGTGAACTCTCTGAACGCCCAAAAGGATTTTATGTGGAAACAGTTGTCACATATAAAGAAGATTTTGTTCCAAATACAGAAAAGATCCTCAACTATTGGAAATCGTGGACTGGTGGCCCTGGCACAGAACCATGA
- the SMIM26 gene encoding small integral membrane protein 26 isoform X1 — MYRNEFTAWYRRMSVVYGIGTWSVLGSLLYYGRTMAKSSVDQKDGSTSEVPSELSERPKGFYVETVVTYKEDFVPNTEKILNYWKSWTGGPGTEP; from the exons ATGTATCGAAATGAGTTCACGGCCTGGTACCGGCGGATGTCGGTGGTCTACGGGATCGGCACCTGGTCTGTGTTGGGCTCACTGCTTTACTACGGCCGGACAATGGCGAAGTCGTCAG TAGACCAAAAGGATGGCTCAACAAGTGAAGTACCCAGTGAACTCTCTGAACGCCCAAAAGGATTTTATGTGGAAACAGTTGTCACATATAAAGAAGATTTTGTTCCAAATACAGAAAAGATCCTCAACTATTGGAAATCGTGGACTGGTGGCCCTGGCACAGAACCATGA